From the genome of Edaphobacter dinghuensis, one region includes:
- the gcvPA gene encoding aminomethyl-transferring glycine dehydrogenase subunit GcvPA, which yields MRYLPKSPADREEMLAEIGAASIDDLFSSIPAEYQLKRDLAIPRQHGESEILDRFRAFSEGNASGYASFLGAGAYRHYRPVIIDSLVQRGEFLTSYTPYQPEIAQGTLQAMFEFQTMICELTGMEIANASMYDGSTGAAEAVMMAVRVTGRDGAVVARTVHPEYREVLSTYAQHQEIPVTEVDYASNGRVDLTALDAAITSETACVLIQSPNFFGTIEDVAAIAEIAHKKGALLIVSIAEAVSLGIVKPPAEADIVSLEAQSFGVAVGYGGPYCGVIACKEKFLRQMPGRLIGETKDINGKRGFVLTLSTREQHIRREKATSNICTNQALVALMTTIFLTVYGKQGMKELAEQNLAKAHYAQTALGSGTKVLFDGAPRFHEFVLDLPESAEATNAALLDQKIIGGLPLQKWYPELGPNASLWCATELTTRKQIDAAAAVLAGKKA from the coding sequence GCTTAAGCGCGATCTTGCGATTCCACGACAGCATGGTGAGTCGGAGATTCTGGATCGCTTCCGTGCCTTCTCTGAAGGCAATGCGAGCGGATATGCCAGCTTTCTTGGCGCGGGCGCGTATCGTCACTACCGGCCTGTCATCATCGATTCGCTGGTGCAGCGCGGCGAGTTTTTGACCAGCTACACGCCGTATCAGCCGGAGATCGCGCAGGGCACGCTGCAAGCCATGTTCGAGTTCCAGACCATGATCTGCGAGCTGACCGGCATGGAGATTGCCAACGCGTCGATGTATGACGGCTCGACCGGTGCAGCCGAGGCTGTGATGATGGCGGTGCGCGTGACTGGGCGTGATGGTGCTGTGGTGGCGCGGACCGTGCATCCTGAGTATCGCGAGGTGCTGTCGACCTATGCTCAGCATCAGGAGATTCCGGTCACTGAAGTTGACTATGCGTCGAATGGGCGCGTGGACCTGACGGCGCTCGATGCTGCGATCACAAGCGAAACGGCGTGCGTGCTGATTCAGTCGCCGAACTTCTTCGGCACGATTGAAGATGTGGCCGCGATTGCCGAGATTGCTCACAAGAAGGGCGCGCTGCTGATTGTGTCGATCGCCGAGGCGGTGTCGCTGGGAATCGTAAAGCCACCAGCGGAGGCTGACATTGTGTCGCTGGAGGCGCAGTCGTTTGGCGTTGCCGTTGGATATGGCGGCCCATATTGCGGCGTCATCGCGTGCAAGGAAAAGTTCCTGCGCCAGATGCCTGGGCGCCTGATCGGCGAAACGAAAGATATCAATGGTAAGCGTGGATTTGTGCTGACGCTTTCTACGCGCGAGCAGCATATTCGGCGTGAGAAGGCTACCTCAAACATCTGCACCAATCAGGCTCTCGTGGCGCTGATGACGACTATCTTCCTGACTGTCTATGGCAAGCAAGGGATGAAGGAGTTGGCGGAACAAAATCTGGCGAAGGCGCACTACGCGCAGACGGCGTTAGGTTCTGGCACGAAGGTGTTGTTCGATGGAGCGCCGCGCTTCCATGAGTTTGTGCTCGATCTCCCGGAGAGCGCGGAGGCAACGAACGCTGCGCTGCTCGATCAGAAAATTATCGGCGGACTGCCCTTGCAGAAGTGGTATCCGGAGCTGGGGCCGAATGCTTCGCTATGGTGTGCGACCGAGTTGACGACACGGAAGCAGATTGACGCAGCGGCGGCGGTACTCGCGGGTAAGAAGGCCTAA